Proteins encoded by one window of Rubrobacter indicoceani:
- a CDS encoding 3-oxoacyl-ACP reductase, producing the protein MAGRLEGKVAVVTGGSSGIGREAAVRFAEEGARVTVVDLSDEPGREVAALAEGLYVHADVTKAADVKRMYSKTAERFGGIDVLFNNAGISPPDDDSILETEEDAWERVQNVNLKSVYLCCKYGIPYLLKRGGGSVINTASFVAVMGAATSQISYTASKGGVLAMSRELGVQFARQGVRVNALCPGPVNTPLLQELFAADPEKAKRRLVHLPMGRFAEAREISNAALFLASDESSYVNASTFLVDGGLAGAYVTPE; encoded by the coding sequence TTGGCCGGTAGGCTCGAGGGCAAGGTCGCGGTCGTTACGGGTGGTTCGAGCGGCATAGGGCGCGAGGCGGCGGTCCGGTTCGCAGAAGAGGGGGCGAGGGTAACGGTCGTGGACCTGAGCGACGAGCCGGGCAGGGAAGTCGCCGCGCTTGCGGAGGGACTCTACGTACACGCTGACGTTACAAAGGCAGCCGACGTAAAGCGGATGTACTCCAAGACCGCCGAACGCTTCGGCGGTATAGACGTGCTCTTCAACAACGCCGGGATCAGCCCCCCGGACGACGACTCGATCCTTGAAACGGAGGAGGATGCCTGGGAGCGGGTACAGAACGTCAACCTGAAATCGGTGTATCTGTGCTGCAAGTACGGCATCCCATATCTGCTGAAGCGGGGCGGCGGTTCGGTCATAAACACGGCCTCCTTCGTGGCGGTGATGGGGGCGGCTACGTCCCAGATCTCCTACACGGCTTCAAAGGGCGGGGTGCTCGCGATGAGCCGGGAGCTCGGGGTGCAGTTCGCTCGGCAGGGCGTGCGGGTCAACGCGCTCTGCCCGGGCCCGGTGAACACGCCGCTCCTGCAAGAGCTGTTTGCCGCCGACCCCGAGAAGGCAAAGCGGCGGCTCGTACATCTGCCGATGGGCCGGTTCGCGGAGGCGCGGGAGATCTCAAACGCCGCATTATTCCTCGCCTCCGACGAATCGTCCTACGTGAACGCCTCGACGTTCCTTGTAGACGGCGGTCTTGCGGGAGCATATGTAACGCCGGAGTAA
- a CDS encoding PLP-dependent cysteine synthase family protein produces the protein MKNKNPAAGSILDAIGDTPLLEVEDIYCKLEYLNPSGSVKARIARYMVERAEREGLLRPGDTIVEATSGNTGNALSMVAAVKGYRMLVVMPEGLSGERVAISRAFGAEVLHVGDFHVNIALEKARELGQRPGFFCPSQFENEWNVEENRTWLGPEILSQLPEGVVPDALVMGVGTGGTLIGVGQAFREINPNVRLFAMEPDESCTILCGEVGKHLIEGISDGFVPGIFVRHSDLVNDTLSINSEEAVEEMRRLARGYGLFVGPSSGANLLAAKRVREGYPDLENVVTLFCDEGEKYISEYFAAKDTVRVDAGTFS, from the coding sequence GTGAAGAACAAGAACCCGGCAGCCGGAAGCATCCTTGACGCTATAGGCGACACACCGCTTTTGGAGGTCGAGGATATCTACTGCAAGCTGGAGTACCTGAACCCTTCGGGCTCGGTGAAGGCCCGTATCGCCAGATATATGGTCGAGCGCGCCGAGCGTGAGGGTCTGCTGAGGCCCGGCGACACCATAGTGGAGGCAACGAGCGGCAACACCGGCAACGCTCTCTCCATGGTCGCCGCCGTGAAGGGCTACCGGATGCTCGTCGTGATGCCGGAGGGGCTCAGCGGCGAGCGCGTCGCCATCAGCCGCGCCTTCGGTGCCGAAGTGCTGCACGTCGGGGACTTCCACGTGAACATCGCGCTCGAAAAAGCAAGAGAGCTTGGACAACGGCCCGGCTTCTTCTGTCCCTCGCAGTTCGAGAACGAATGGAACGTCGAGGAGAACCGGACCTGGCTGGGGCCGGAGATCCTCTCCCAGCTCCCGGAAGGCGTGGTTCCGGACGCGCTCGTGATGGGCGTCGGAACCGGGGGGACCTTGATCGGGGTCGGTCAGGCCTTCCGGGAGATCAACCCGAACGTCCGACTCTTCGCGATGGAGCCGGACGAGTCCTGCACCATCCTCTGCGGCGAGGTCGGCAAGCACCTGATCGAAGGCATCTCCGACGGCTTTGTACCCGGCATCTTCGTCAGACACAGCGATCTCGTCAACGACACCCTGTCTATAAACTCCGAAGAGGCCGTCGAGGAGATGCGCCGTCTTGCACGAGGGTACGGTCTCTTCGTCGGACCGTCGAGCGGAGCAAACCTCTTGGCGGCGAAGCGCGTCCGGGAGGGCTACCCGGACCTGGAGAACGTCGTCACCCTTTTCTGCGATGAGGGTGAGAAGTACATAAGCGAGTACTTCGCCGCAAAGGACACCGTGCGAGTGGACGCCGGGACTTTCAGCTAG